The Alicyclobacillus macrosporangiidus CPP55 genome segment GCTGTGTCAATGCCTGCTCCAACTGGCGCCGCAGAGCAATCTCCGCGGATGCCTGCGTGGTGGCCCCCGCCGCTGAGTTGGACGCCGGGCTGCTCAGCGCGACCCCGTTTTGATCCACCACGGTGACGTCGTCCGCCGACAGCCCCTTGACCGAATGGGCCACCAACTGCTGAATGCCCGCCACCTGCGCCGAAGACAGCTGCACCCCCGGCCCCAGCTGGAGGAACACCGAAGCCTTGGCCGTATCCGCAGGTTGTGAAACGAACAGCTGCGGATCCGGCATGACGATGTGCACCTGGGCGCTTGTAACCCCATTGATGCTCTCGATGGTCTGCGCCAGGCTCTGCTGCAGCACGTCCAACACCTGGACGTTGAATTGGTCCTGCGTCATCGCGAACGAACTCGGGATGGATGAATAGCCGATGTACCCGGACTGAGGCAGACCGGCCATCGCCAACTGGACTCGCGCCGTGTCCGCGTCCCTGGCGGGCACCAGCACCGACGAACCCTCCACCCGGTTCGGGATCTTCAAATCCTGCAATTTGCTCTGCACTTGCCCGAGCGACTTGTTGTCCAAACCGCTCATGATAGTGACATAGTTCGGGCGAAGGACGATCCACAACACCGTCGCCAGGCAGAGCACCCCGGCCGCCGCCGCGATGGCCAGATTCCGCCGCCGCGCCGGCGCCATACCGCCCCACCACTGGGTGATGCGAGACCACCCGAGCCGAAGCCTGTCGTTCACACCCATCACCCGTACCCGCAGGCGTTACCGGAAACCGCGTCGACGGCCCCGTCAAACCTGCATGTTCATCACACTCTGATACGCATTGACGACCCGATCCCGAACCTGAACCACCAAATTGAGCGCGAGGGTGGCCTGTTGTTCCGCGATCATCAATTGATCGATCGTCACGGGGCCGCCCGCCGCGTACGAAGCGGCCGTCTGGTCCGCGGCCGTCAGGGCCTGATTGGCCGCGTCGAGCGCCTTGGCCAAGGCGCCGGCAAACCCCGTCCCGGCCTCTCCATTGCCGTCCGCCGCTTCGGCGGATGACGCCGCCGCTCCCGCGACGTTGCCCCCAACCACCGGGTTGACAAGCATGTCCTTCGCCCCCTATGTCGAGATGCA includes the following:
- the fliE gene encoding flagellar hook-basal body complex protein FliE, producing MLVNPVVGGNVAGAAASSAEAADGNGEAGTGFAGALAKALDAANQALTAADQTAASYAAGGPVTIDQLMIAEQQATLALNLVVQVRDRVVNAYQSVMNMQV